In one window of Qipengyuania profundimaris DNA:
- the hisF gene encoding imidazole glycerol phosphate synthase subunit HisF produces the protein MTVRIRVIPCLDVADGRVVKGVNFVDLKDAGDPVEQAQAYDRAGADELCFLDISASHEGRGTLLDMVRRTAAVCFMPLTVGGGVRSVEDARALLLAGADKVAINSAAVSRPELVREIAEKFGSQCVVASVDARARTEGEGFRGWEIFTHGGRKPTGIDAIEHAERLAELGAGELLVTSMDGDGTKAGYDLELTRAIADSVSIPVIASGGVGTLDHLVEGVTKGHASAVLAASIFHFGEHTVAEAHAALREARLPARG, from the coding sequence GTGACCGTCCGTATCCGCGTCATCCCCTGCCTCGACGTGGCCGATGGGCGCGTGGTGAAGGGCGTCAATTTCGTCGATCTCAAGGATGCGGGCGACCCGGTCGAGCAGGCGCAGGCCTACGACCGCGCGGGCGCCGACGAGCTGTGTTTTCTCGACATTTCCGCCAGCCACGAGGGGCGCGGAACGCTGCTCGACATGGTGCGGCGTACGGCGGCGGTGTGCTTCATGCCGCTGACTGTCGGTGGCGGGGTGCGCAGCGTGGAAGATGCGCGTGCACTCTTACTGGCCGGCGCGGACAAGGTCGCGATCAATTCGGCAGCCGTTTCGCGACCCGAGCTGGTGCGCGAGATCGCCGAGAAATTCGGCAGCCAGTGCGTTGTCGCCAGCGTCGATGCGCGGGCTCGAACCGAGGGCGAAGGCTTTCGCGGCTGGGAAATCTTCACTCACGGAGGCCGCAAGCCGACCGGGATCGACGCCATCGAGCATGCCGAGCGACTGGCGGAGTTGGGCGCGGGAGAGTTGCTTGTCACCTCGATGGACGGTGACGGGACCAAGGCGGGCTACGATCTCGAACTGACCCGCGCGATCGCGGACAGTGTCTCGATCCCTGTCATCGCCAGCGGCGGCGTCGGCACGCTCGACCATCTCGTCGAAGGCGTGACCAAGGGGCACGCAAGCGCCGTCCTTGCCGCATCGATCTTCCATTTCGGCGAGCACACGGTGGCCGAGGCCCATGCGGCCCTGCGCGAGGCTAGATTGCCTGCCCGCGGATAA
- the hisH gene encoding imidazole glycerol phosphate synthase subunit HisH — MGEIIALVDYGAGNLHSVENALRKVGAKVKVTDDPDVIRAADRIVLPGVGSFKACAEGLRAVDGAIEAMHERVFVGGAPFLGICVGMQLLATQGLEHGITPGLDWIEGEVRLIEPTDESVKVPHMGWNDVALTPHAKMHDVVYEGEAYFLHSFHFHADSGKDVLAMTDHGGGLVAAVGRDNLLGVQFHPEKSQHYGLATLTRFLEWKP; from the coding sequence GTGGGTGAGATAATCGCGCTTGTCGATTACGGCGCGGGCAACCTCCACTCAGTCGAAAACGCGCTCCGCAAGGTCGGAGCGAAGGTGAAAGTCACCGACGATCCCGATGTCATCCGCGCGGCCGACCGGATCGTTCTTCCCGGTGTCGGCTCGTTCAAGGCGTGCGCCGAAGGCCTGCGCGCTGTCGACGGGGCGATCGAGGCGATGCACGAACGGGTCTTCGTGGGCGGCGCGCCGTTCCTCGGTATTTGCGTGGGCATGCAATTGCTCGCCACGCAGGGTCTGGAGCATGGCATCACGCCCGGGCTCGACTGGATCGAGGGCGAGGTGCGGCTGATCGAGCCAACCGATGAAAGCGTGAAGGTACCGCACATGGGCTGGAACGATGTTGCGCTGACGCCGCACGCGAAAATGCACGATGTGGTATATGAGGGAGAGGCCTATTTCCTCCACTCCTTCCACTTCCATGCGGATAGCGGGAAGGACGTGCTCGCCATGACCGATCACGGAGGCGGTCTGGTCGCTGCGGTCGGCCGCGACAATCTGCTTGGCGTGCAGTTCCATCCGGAGAAGAGCCAGCATTATGGCCTTGCGACCCTGACCCGTTTTCTGGAGTGGAAACCGTGA
- the hisB gene encoding imidazoleglycerol-phosphate dehydratase HisB translates to MRTGRIERNTAETKILVEVDLDGTGSYDVTTGIGFLDHMVEQFAKHSLIDVTLKVDGDLHVDQHHTTEDSALALGQALAQALGDKGGIARYGSAYSPMDETLARVALDISGRPYFVWKAGFSQEKLGEWDTELIEHWFHSVAQTCGLTLHIELLYGTNNHHICESIYKGFARAMRIACEIDPRKGGAIPSTKGQLGG, encoded by the coding sequence ATGCGAACAGGCCGTATCGAGCGCAACACTGCGGAAACGAAAATTCTCGTCGAGGTCGATCTCGACGGGACCGGATCATACGACGTAACCACCGGCATCGGCTTTCTCGATCACATGGTCGAGCAATTCGCCAAGCATTCCCTGATCGACGTCACGTTGAAAGTCGACGGCGACCTCCATGTCGACCAGCACCACACCACCGAGGACAGTGCGCTCGCGCTCGGCCAGGCTTTGGCGCAGGCGCTTGGCGACAAGGGTGGGATCGCGCGGTATGGCAGCGCCTATTCGCCGATGGACGAGACGCTGGCGCGCGTCGCACTCGATATATCCGGCAGGCCCTATTTCGTGTGGAAGGCGGGCTTCAGCCAGGAAAAGCTGGGCGAATGGGACACCGAGCTGATCGAGCATTGGTTCCACTCGGTCGCTCAGACCTGCGGCCTGACGCTGCACATCGAGCTGCTCTACGGCACTAACAATCACCACATTTGCGAAAGCATCTACAAGGGCTTCGCCCGAGCGATGCGGATCGCTTGCGAAATCGATCCGCGCAAAGGCGGCGCGATCCCCTCGACGAAGGGCCAGCTCGGTGGGTGA
- the hisA gene encoding 1-(5-phosphoribosyl)-5-[(5-phosphoribosylamino)methylideneamino]imidazole-4-carboxamide isomerase, whose product MIIFPAIDLKGGQVVRLAEGDMDRATVYGDDPAKQATLFAEAGAEYLHVVDLDGSFAGSAQNREAVESIVAAFAGRVQLGGGIRSQEDVEGWLDAGVSRIVMGSAALKDPEFVKEMARAHPQAIVVAVDAKDGMVATEGWAEVSDVPVVDLARRFEDAGVAALLFTDIGRDGLLKGVNVEATVGLAQQVDIPVIASGGVAGIEDIEALKPHAADGIEGVITGRALYDGRLDLAEALKAAKQS is encoded by the coding sequence GTGATTATATTTCCTGCCATCGATCTCAAAGGCGGCCAGGTGGTGCGTCTCGCAGAGGGCGATATGGATCGCGCGACGGTTTATGGCGACGATCCGGCCAAGCAGGCGACGCTGTTTGCGGAGGCCGGGGCCGAGTATCTCCACGTGGTCGATCTCGACGGTTCCTTCGCCGGATCGGCGCAGAACCGCGAGGCGGTCGAGAGCATCGTTGCGGCCTTCGCGGGGCGCGTGCAATTGGGCGGTGGCATCCGCAGCCAAGAGGACGTCGAGGGCTGGCTCGATGCAGGCGTGTCGCGAATCGTGATGGGTTCGGCGGCGCTGAAGGATCCGGAGTTCGTGAAAGAGATGGCCCGCGCACATCCGCAGGCCATCGTCGTTGCGGTCGATGCGAAGGACGGCATGGTCGCGACCGAGGGCTGGGCTGAGGTGTCGGACGTGCCGGTGGTCGATCTCGCCCGCCGGTTCGAGGATGCGGGTGTGGCCGCGCTGCTGTTCACCGATATCGGGCGCGACGGGCTGCTGAAGGGCGTAAATGTCGAGGCAACAGTCGGGCTTGCTCAACAGGTCGACATCCCCGTCATCGCCAGCGGCGGCGTCGCAGGGATCGAAGACATCGAGGCGCTGAAGCCGCATGCCGCCGATGGGATCGAGGGCGTGATCACCGGACGTGCGCTCTATGACGGGAGGCTCGATCTTGCCGAAGCGCTTAAGGCGGCGAAGCAATCGTGA
- a CDS encoding histidine triad nucleotide-binding protein yields MPIDPTKPYDDDNIFAKILRGEIPSNKVYEDEWAFAFEDINPQAEVHTLVIPKGRYVSWDDFSTKASAEEIAGFVRAVGKVARDKGLVEPGYRMMANIGAHGGQEVPHLHVHLFGGEPLGPMIARR; encoded by the coding sequence ATGCCGATCGACCCGACAAAGCCTTATGACGACGACAACATCTTCGCGAAGATCCTGCGCGGGGAAATTCCCTCGAACAAAGTCTATGAGGACGAATGGGCCTTCGCCTTCGAGGACATCAATCCGCAGGCCGAGGTGCACACGCTGGTCATACCGAAGGGCCGCTACGTCAGTTGGGACGACTTCAGTACGAAAGCGAGCGCCGAGGAAATCGCGGGCTTCGTGCGCGCCGTGGGTAAGGTCGCTCGCGACAAGGGTCTGGTCGAGCCCGGCTACCGCATGATGGCCAATATCGGCGCGCATGGCGGCCAGGAAGTGCCGCATCTGCATGTGCACCTTTTTGGTGGTGAGCCATTGGGGCCGATGATTGCACGAAGATAG
- a CDS encoding helix-turn-helix domain-containing protein, producing MEGGVASLTDREREVLRLLLAGHTAKSAAAELDLSVHTVNDYLREARKKLGVASSREAARILGEQNEQPPQSAPQNAAPEQIGMADAATATDTLMPSATPGRRNRVAWIIGGTLMFTAIVAAVLLATSSGSHDAGEDEMEASLQQGTPAEAAARDWIKLVDAGNYQESWAQAGSMFKSAVTADAWAKQVTPVRQPLGEVVSRNLKGIDAPASLPGAPKGEYRIVTFDTDYASAAGAVETVVLAKSGSDWGVVGYFIR from the coding sequence ATGGAGGGCGGGGTCGCATCGCTGACGGATCGCGAACGCGAAGTCCTGCGTTTGCTGCTGGCGGGGCACACGGCCAAATCCGCCGCCGCCGAGCTCGACTTGTCGGTCCACACGGTCAACGACTATCTGCGCGAAGCCCGCAAGAAACTCGGGGTGGCCAGCAGTCGGGAGGCCGCAAGAATCTTGGGGGAGCAGAACGAGCAGCCCCCACAAAGCGCCCCCCAAAATGCTGCACCCGAGCAAATCGGGATGGCCGATGCTGCAACCGCCACCGATACTCTGATGCCATCAGCAACCCCGGGCCGCCGCAACCGCGTGGCTTGGATCATCGGAGGAACACTCATGTTCACAGCCATTGTCGCCGCAGTCCTGCTCGCCACTTCATCCGGATCGCACGACGCCGGAGAAGACGAGATGGAGGCATCCTTGCAGCAGGGCACACCGGCGGAAGCCGCCGCGCGCGACTGGATCAAGCTCGTCGATGCCGGCAATTATCAAGAAAGCTGGGCGCAGGCCGGATCGATGTTCAAATCCGCGGTGACTGCCGACGCCTGGGCCAAGCAGGTCACGCCGGTACGCCAGCCGCTCGGTGAGGTCGTCAGCCGCAATCTCAAAGGCATTGACGCACCCGCCTCGCTCCCCGGCGCGCCGAAGGGCGAGTATCGCATCGTCACCTTCGACACGGATTATGCATCAGCCGCAGGTGCGGTCGAAACCGTCGTTCTCGCCAAATCCGGCAGTGACTGGGGCGTCGTCGGATATTTCATCCGGTGA
- a CDS encoding SspB family protein → MSDETPDSLIPYDSIVQEALRAVVGRVLGEIEQTGSELPGAHHFYITFKTHAPGVSIPDSLRERFPDEMTIVLQNKFWDLNVREDGFSVGLSFNQVPAALDIPFAAITQFVDPAVDFGLQFQATVADMAPAPTEHPENDGSEQGEDAAVEGAEDGSNVVTVDFGRKK, encoded by the coding sequence ATGAGCGACGAGACGCCCGACAGCCTGATCCCTTACGATTCCATCGTGCAGGAGGCCCTGCGCGCAGTGGTAGGCCGCGTGCTCGGCGAAATCGAGCAGACCGGCAGCGAACTGCCGGGCGCGCATCACTTCTACATCACATTCAAGACGCACGCCCCCGGCGTGAGCATCCCCGACAGCCTGCGCGAGCGGTTCCCGGACGAGATGACGATCGTGCTGCAGAACAAGTTCTGGGACCTGAACGTCCGCGAAGACGGCTTTTCGGTCGGGCTGAGCTTCAACCAGGTGCCCGCCGCGCTCGACATCCCCTTCGCCGCGATCACGCAATTCGTCGATCCGGCGGTCGACTTCGGGCTCCAGTTCCAGGCGACCGTGGCCGACATGGCTCCTGCCCCGACCGAGCATCCCGAAAATGACGGATCGGAACAGGGCGAGGATGCAGCCGTTGAGGGTGCAGAAGACGGATCCAACGTCGTCACGGTCGATTTCGGCCGCAAGAAATAG
- a CDS encoding SDR family NAD(P)-dependent oxidoreductase gives MNLQDLFGLEGRVALVTGGSRGIGKMIVEGLLAAGAARVYIVARKKEQVDETSAELGEKVIGLVGDLSQMDGIQQLADDLAAREDKLDILVNNAGAAWGEPFEEFSEAGWHRTMDLNVKTPFFLTQKLMPLLKKSGTKDRPAKVLMIASIDGMKTNPWPTYPYQASKAGLIHLTRRMAAELVQHNIVVNGIGPGAFPSAMNRAARDNADMVEKGIPSRRVGVTEDMAGGAIYLLSRAGDYVVGTTIAIDGGVVNANVGAGNFVDPSGD, from the coding sequence ATGAACCTGCAAGACCTGTTCGGCCTAGAAGGCCGCGTCGCCCTCGTCACCGGCGGAAGCCGCGGCATCGGCAAGATGATCGTTGAAGGCCTGCTCGCTGCGGGCGCAGCGCGTGTCTACATCGTCGCCCGCAAGAAGGAGCAGGTCGACGAGACTAGCGCCGAACTTGGCGAGAAGGTCATCGGCTTGGTCGGCGACCTGTCGCAGATGGACGGCATCCAGCAGCTGGCGGACGATCTGGCCGCCCGCGAGGACAAGCTCGACATCCTCGTGAACAATGCCGGCGCCGCCTGGGGAGAACCGTTCGAGGAATTCAGCGAGGCCGGCTGGCACCGCACGATGGATTTGAACGTCAAGACGCCGTTCTTCCTGACGCAGAAGCTGATGCCGCTGCTGAAGAAGTCCGGTACGAAGGATCGCCCGGCCAAGGTGCTGATGATTGCCAGCATCGACGGCATGAAGACCAATCCCTGGCCAACCTATCCTTATCAGGCGTCGAAGGCAGGCCTCATCCACCTAACACGGCGCATGGCGGCGGAGCTGGTACAGCACAATATCGTCGTGAACGGTATCGGACCCGGCGCCTTTCCTAGCGCCATGAACCGCGCGGCGCGAGACAATGCGGATATGGTCGAGAAGGGTATTCCTTCGCGCCGCGTCGGAGTGACCGAGGATATGGCGGGCGGGGCGATCTATTTGCTCAGCCGCGCGGGCGACTATGTCGTCGGCACGACCATCGCGATCGATGGGGGCGTGGTAAACGCCAATGTCGGCGCGGGCAATTTCGTCGATCCGTCGGGGGACTGA
- the gmk gene encoding guanylate kinase, with translation MAESQTPTDKLARRGLMFILSSPSGAGKTTISRMLLEAEDEIKLSVSVTTRPPRPGEIDGVHYYFVDDAEFDRMVEEDDFYEWAHVFGHRYGTPKGRIRNALKDGQDFLFDIDWQGTQQLYQKDQQDVVRVFILPPSIAELERRLRSRGTDAEEVIEARMERARSEISHWDAYDYVVINEDAQACFAKVREILDAERMKRQRQTGLIPFVRELMS, from the coding sequence ATGGCCGAATCCCAAACTCCGACAGACAAACTCGCACGGCGCGGGCTGATGTTCATCCTCTCTTCGCCGAGCGGCGCGGGCAAGACGACGATCAGCCGGATGCTGCTGGAGGCCGAAGACGAGATCAAGCTGTCGGTCAGTGTGACGACCCGCCCGCCACGACCGGGCGAGATCGACGGGGTGCATTACTACTTCGTCGACGATGCCGAGTTCGACCGGATGGTCGAGGAGGACGACTTCTACGAATGGGCTCATGTCTTCGGCCATCGCTACGGCACACCCAAAGGCCGCATCCGCAATGCGCTGAAGGACGGGCAGGATTTCCTGTTCGACATCGACTGGCAGGGAACGCAGCAGCTCTACCAGAAGGACCAGCAGGACGTGGTCCGCGTGTTCATCCTGCCCCCCAGCATCGCCGAACTCGAACGCCGCCTGCGCAGCCGCGGGACCGATGCAGAAGAGGTAATCGAGGCGCGCATGGAACGCGCCCGATCGGAGATCAGCCACTGGGACGCCTATGACTACGTCGTGATCAACGAAGACGCGCAGGCCTGCTTCGCCAAAGTTCGCGAGATCCTCGATGCCGAGCGGATGAAGCGTCAGCGGCAGACCGGGCTGATCCCCTTCGTCCGCGAACTGATGAGCTGA
- a CDS encoding phosphoribosyl-ATP diphosphatase: MDTLTRLETTIANRRDADPDTSYVAQLSHRGVPVMARKLGEEAVEACVAALSGSREELVGEAADVLFHLMVLLSAKDVSLAEVLAELDRREGTSGIDEKNSRSA; this comes from the coding sequence ATGGACACGCTCACCCGCCTCGAAACCACCATCGCGAACCGCCGGGATGCCGATCCCGACACCAGCTATGTCGCGCAGCTCAGCCACCGCGGCGTGCCGGTCATGGCGCGCAAGCTGGGCGAGGAGGCCGTCGAGGCCTGCGTCGCCGCGCTCAGCGGCAGCCGCGAAGAGCTGGTCGGCGAGGCGGCGGATGTGCTCTTTCACCTGATGGTGCTTCTTAGCGCAAAGGATGTGTCGCTGGCCGAAGTGCTGGCCGAACTCGACCGACGCGAGGGGACCAGCGGTATCGACGAGAAGAATTCGAGGAGCGCCTAA